The following proteins are co-located in the Synechococcus sp. PROS-U-1 genome:
- the pyrH gene encoding UMP kinase, whose product MTYTRVLLKLSGEALMGSQGYGIDPAIVQSIASDVAKVVASGTQLAIVVGGGNIFRGLKGSAAGMERATADYVGMLATVMNAITLQDGLERAGVPTRVQTAIAMQEVAEPYIRRKAIRHLEKNRVVVFGAGCGNPFFTTDTTAALRAAEINADVVFKATKVDGVYDKDPAKHADAVKHPHLSYQDVLSGELGVMDSTAIALCKDNNIPIVVFNLFEPGNIGKAVAGEPIGSRIGDPA is encoded by the coding sequence ATGACCTACACACGCGTCCTGCTGAAGCTCAGCGGCGAAGCTCTGATGGGATCTCAGGGCTACGGCATCGATCCCGCCATTGTTCAGTCGATTGCCTCCGATGTGGCCAAAGTTGTGGCCAGTGGCACGCAACTGGCCATCGTTGTGGGCGGCGGCAACATTTTCCGCGGCCTGAAGGGCTCTGCAGCAGGCATGGAACGGGCCACAGCCGACTACGTCGGCATGCTGGCCACAGTGATGAATGCCATCACCCTCCAGGACGGGCTCGAGAGGGCCGGCGTGCCCACACGGGTGCAAACCGCTATCGCCATGCAGGAAGTGGCGGAGCCCTACATCCGCCGCAAAGCCATCCGGCATCTGGAGAAAAACCGGGTGGTGGTGTTCGGGGCCGGTTGCGGCAATCCCTTCTTCACCACCGACACCACCGCCGCCCTCCGGGCGGCTGAGATCAATGCCGACGTGGTGTTCAAGGCCACCAAGGTGGATGGGGTCTACGACAAGGATCCGGCCAAGCACGCCGATGCCGTCAAGCATCCTCATCTCAGCTATCAGGATGTGCTGAGTGGTGAATTGGGCGTCATGGACAGCACCGCCATCGCCCTCTGCAAAGACAACAACATCCCAATTGTTGTTTTCAACCTGTTTGAACCTGGCAACATCGGCAAAGCCGTGGCCGGCGAACCGATCGGATCCCGCATCGGCGACCCTGCCTGA
- the cobO gene encoding cob(I)yrinic acid a,c-diamide adenosyltransferase has protein sequence MSSNDLDQSAAELGMGGKLAPEADDAGYRKRMERRQQVQKQRVDERNKEKGLVLVFTGQGKGKTTAGLGLVLRTLGHGERVAIVQFIKGGWEPGEARALKAFGDQVSWHALGEGFTWETQDRERDQQLVEAAWQTALGYLRDASVKLVLLDELNVALKLGYIEAGTVIAGLNERPELTHVAVTGRGAPAALMERADLVTEMTLVHHPFREQGVKAQAGIEF, from the coding sequence ATGAGCAGCAACGATCTCGATCAATCCGCCGCGGAGCTGGGCATGGGCGGCAAGCTCGCCCCCGAAGCAGATGACGCCGGTTACCGCAAACGGATGGAGCGGCGGCAGCAGGTGCAGAAGCAACGGGTGGATGAACGCAACAAGGAGAAGGGCCTTGTTCTGGTGTTCACCGGCCAGGGCAAGGGCAAAACCACCGCCGGTCTGGGGCTGGTGTTGCGCACCCTCGGTCATGGCGAACGGGTGGCGATTGTGCAATTCATCAAAGGGGGCTGGGAACCCGGCGAAGCACGGGCGCTCAAGGCCTTCGGCGACCAGGTGAGCTGGCATGCCCTTGGGGAGGGCTTCACCTGGGAAACCCAGGATCGCGAGCGGGATCAACAGCTGGTGGAGGCGGCCTGGCAGACCGCCCTGGGCTACCTCCGCGATGCCAGCGTGAAGCTGGTGCTACTCGATGAGCTGAATGTGGCCCTGAAGCTGGGTTACATCGAAGCCGGCACCGTGATTGCCGGATTGAACGAACGACCGGAACTCACCCACGTGGCGGTCACAGGCCGTGGCGCCCCTGCAGCCCTGATGGAGCGAGCTGATCTGGTGACGGAGATGACCCTGGTGCACCACCCTTTCCGTGAGCAGGGGGTGAAGGCCCAGGCCGGCATCGAGTTTTAA
- a CDS encoding class I SAM-dependent methyltransferase has protein sequence MTSFLRPLAYRYRWIYDTVTAVSSLSVGGVERLRGLGLEVLKPHLKPGAAVLDLCCGSGEAAAPWLVAGYSVTGLDVAPRALDLAAKRHPALQLVEGLAEDPPLADASFSAIQMSVALHEFPRSDRERVLRSALRLLEPGGWLVLVDLHPAGPWLQLPQQLFCALFETDTATAMLEDDLPAQLEQLGFSGVTQELLAGRALQRITAKRP, from the coding sequence ATGACGTCGTTTCTGAGGCCACTGGCCTACCGCTACCGCTGGATCTACGACACGGTCACAGCGGTGTCATCGCTGAGTGTGGGAGGGGTGGAACGCCTGCGGGGCCTTGGGCTTGAGGTGTTGAAGCCCCATCTCAAGCCGGGGGCCGCGGTGCTGGATCTCTGTTGCGGCAGCGGCGAGGCAGCAGCCCCCTGGCTGGTAGCGGGATACAGCGTGACCGGTTTGGATGTCGCCCCCCGCGCCCTGGATCTCGCCGCCAAGCGGCACCCCGCCCTGCAGCTGGTGGAGGGTCTGGCGGAAGATCCACCGCTGGCCGACGCCAGCTTCAGCGCCATCCAGATGAGCGTGGCTCTGCACGAATTCCCCCGCAGCGACAGGGAGCGGGTGCTGCGCAGTGCCCTAAGGCTGCTGGAACCCGGCGGCTGGTTGGTGCTGGTGGATTTGCACCCTGCCGGCCCCTGGCTGCAGCTCCCCCAACAACTCTTCTGCGCCCTGTTTGAAACCGACACGGCCACCGCCATGCTGGAGGACGACCTCCCCGCCCAATTGGAGCAGCTCGGGTTCAGCGGTGTGACCCAGGAGCTGCTGGCGGGACGGGCCCTGCAGCGCATCACCGCCAAGCGCCCCTAA
- a CDS encoding site-specific integrase — MELKSALNTANSQLAAQGSRLRIEQRGRRLNLRGPLPLRGDPGRSGLQRISLGLMADPTGISQALSTASLVQLQLEQRSFDWVLWSAPDAPSKAKGRSIGIKAALESFETAFFTDPRRRRSLASSRTTWTSAYLPYLRRLAQQNGDQPLEPPLLMQTLTSYEDGSRSRQQCATALAALARHLELPLPDDWRQEAGGYGLHRARFRQLPTDPQILDAAGRIPNPQWRLAFALMATYGLRNHEVFFCDCASLAAGGDQVLRVLPTTKTGEHQSWPFHPDWVQRFGLQELAENPAALPAIQTDLRRTTLQQVGRRVSEQFRRYELPITPYDLRHAWAVRTIHVGLPDTVAARMMGHSVAIHTRTYHHWITRRDQQQAVDAALARQPA; from the coding sequence ATGGAGCTCAAAAGTGCGCTGAACACCGCCAATTCCCAGTTGGCGGCACAGGGATCACGCCTGCGCATCGAACAGCGGGGTCGACGGCTGAACCTGCGCGGGCCGCTTCCCCTACGCGGTGATCCAGGCCGCAGCGGCTTGCAACGGATCAGCCTCGGGCTGATGGCAGATCCCACCGGAATCAGTCAAGCGCTGAGCACCGCTTCCCTGGTGCAGCTGCAACTGGAGCAGCGCAGTTTTGATTGGGTGCTCTGGTCAGCGCCTGATGCGCCATCCAAAGCCAAGGGGCGCTCCATCGGTATCAAGGCCGCCCTCGAGAGCTTCGAAACGGCATTTTTTACCGACCCGCGTCGCCGCCGTTCCCTGGCGAGCAGCCGCACCACCTGGACGAGTGCCTATCTGCCCTACCTGCGGCGCCTGGCCCAACAAAACGGTGATCAGCCCCTGGAGCCGCCGCTGCTGATGCAGACGCTCACCAGCTACGAGGACGGCAGCCGCAGCCGCCAGCAGTGCGCCACAGCCCTGGCGGCCCTGGCCCGGCACCTGGAGCTGCCCTTGCCGGACGACTGGCGCCAGGAGGCCGGCGGCTATGGCCTGCACCGGGCCCGCTTCCGCCAACTGCCCACCGACCCGCAGATCCTCGACGCCGCTGGCCGCATTCCCAATCCTCAGTGGCGCCTGGCTTTTGCCCTGATGGCCACCTACGGCCTGCGCAACCACGAAGTCTTCTTCTGCGATTGCGCCTCCTTGGCAGCGGGGGGCGATCAGGTGTTGCGGGTGCTGCCCACCACCAAAACCGGTGAACACCAGAGTTGGCCGTTCCATCCCGACTGGGTCCAGCGCTTCGGCCTGCAGGAGCTGGCAGAGAACCCGGCCGCCCTACCAGCGATCCAAACCGATCTGCGTCGGACCACCCTGCAGCAGGTGGGACGGCGGGTGAGTGAACAGTTTCGCCGCTATGAGCTGCCGATCACCCCCTATGACCTGCGCCATGCCTGGGCCGTGCGCACCATCCATGTCGGCCTGCCGGACACCGTTGCCGCCAGGATGATGGGCCACTCGGTGGCGATCCACACCCGCACTTATCACCACTGGATCACCCGACGTGACCAGCAGCAGGCGGTGGATGCAGCCCTGGCCCGTCAACCGGCCTGA
- the frr gene encoding ribosome recycling factor, with amino-acid sequence MSTQDLEASMRKSVEATQRNFNTIRTGRANSSLLDRISVEYYGAETPLKSLATLSTPDSQTIQIQPFDISALASIEKAIAMSELGFTPNNDGKIIRINVPPLTEERRKEFCKLASKYAEEGKVALRNLRRDAIDKIKKQEKEGDFSEDQSRDEQDSVQKTLDKFISELEKHLATKEADILKV; translated from the coding sequence ATGTCGACCCAGGACCTCGAAGCCAGCATGCGCAAGTCGGTGGAGGCCACCCAGCGCAACTTCAACACCATTCGCACCGGTCGGGCCAATTCCTCCCTTCTGGATCGGATCAGCGTCGAGTACTACGGCGCCGAAACACCGCTGAAATCGCTGGCCACCCTGTCGACCCCGGATTCGCAAACGATCCAAATTCAACCCTTCGACATCAGTGCTCTCGCTTCGATCGAAAAGGCAATCGCCATGAGCGAGCTGGGCTTCACCCCCAACAACGACGGCAAAATCATCCGGATCAACGTGCCGCCCCTCACCGAGGAGCGCCGCAAAGAGTTCTGCAAGCTGGCGTCGAAGTACGCAGAAGAGGGCAAGGTGGCCCTGCGCAACCTGCGCCGCGACGCGATCGACAAGATCAAAAAGCAGGAAAAAGAGGGCGACTTCTCGGAAGATCAGAGCCGCGATGAACAAGACAGCGTTCAGAAAACGCTCGACAAGTTCATCAGCGAACTTGAGAAGCACCTGGCCACCAAGGAAGCCGACATCCTCAAGGTGTGA